From a region of the Mucilaginibacter auburnensis genome:
- a CDS encoding outer membrane beta-barrel protein has protein sequence MKYILLPFVIAFIMVSSAMAQTGRQVSGMIVDTTQLSVPGTTVKYVSNAGDSTSTVTGLDGKFVFSNIKGTSITLTITSLGYEGIRKRYNFADADTKPLDLGTIVLKAETKTLNQVNIVGIIPVKIKEDTVAYSVSAYPVRQNAPVEDVIKKLPGVDVDAAGNVTTQGKSVTKIRINGKDYMGGDLQAATRNLPADILESIQLIDDYGDQANLTGVRTGEPDKIINLTIRADRNYGYSLQATAGGGRDLLPKGINGEDVNDMRYQGSVNYYNFKGNRQITVLANTNNTNTNTFNFSRGGGGGGGGNFGGGGGGGGNFGGGGGGGGRGGAGGGNAGAGVSNQNGITVARSIGVNYRDQWGEKVSTYGSYSFNDNTTNTNSVTQQTNQGSGNITNSTSFSKNSPTNHRFQYNLEWRPDTLNYLKVVPSFTNSVADTYSEQESILAPINNPNAVIRHTKTTTVGNSSSPTFGLTALFNHRFSKKGRNLSIFLNGSSSNSTSYSNPINQYIVGTAPAVGATTAPLNQQINQKNTSTSYSGNVSYMEPFSKVSFLELNYNFSRSKTTNDRVTYDLDSGSPVPFDRLTNKYDFTFTTHRVGLNYRLIETKYNLTLGVGVQPSTLEGQSSLSASNNFPPTVKKQTNFVPAARFIYQFSRNESLTFNYNGSASQPSFDQLQPVADYSNPLYPTQGNPDLKQQFSNNFSLRYNTFGIASGNVFFVNLSYNKTDNAVVTRTSYLPNNVILTRYLNADGFYSASGNILFSKPWAERKYTVSVNSGVSYSNNVSYIDQGDNTPLQENIGKTLTVSPGARFRLDLTDIIDAQASANYTINKTTNSISTALGGQNVNTRTLALGLTGKNYFGDWTVSYDYSKQINSGYTIPVTNPNIISAYVERRFLQGNKATIRLAAFDLLNQNTGFTTTQANGNVTQTQTNRLGRYFMLSFSLRLQKFAGKAPSQPENDFRRGRGEGGPGGPGGRPAGGPGGAGGFGGGPGGGGPGGGGFGGGGF, from the coding sequence ATGAAATATATTTTACTACCCTTTGTTATTGCCTTTATAATGGTTAGCAGCGCGATGGCTCAAACCGGAAGGCAGGTTTCGGGAATGATCGTTGACACTACCCAACTTTCCGTTCCGGGTACTACTGTTAAATACGTGTCAAACGCGGGCGACAGTACCTCAACCGTAACCGGCCTTGATGGCAAGTTTGTTTTTAGCAACATTAAAGGAACTTCAATTACTTTAACAATAACCTCTTTAGGTTATGAAGGCATCCGTAAGCGTTACAATTTTGCCGACGCTGATACCAAACCGCTTGATTTGGGTACTATTGTTTTAAAAGCAGAAACGAAAACCCTTAACCAGGTTAACATTGTTGGTATTATACCGGTGAAGATCAAAGAAGATACTGTTGCTTACAGTGTTTCCGCTTATCCGGTACGGCAGAACGCTCCTGTTGAGGACGTGATCAAGAAATTGCCGGGCGTTGATGTTGACGCTGCCGGTAACGTTACCACACAAGGTAAATCAGTTACAAAAATTCGTATCAACGGTAAAGACTACATGGGTGGCGACTTACAGGCTGCAACCCGTAACCTGCCTGCTGATATATTGGAAAGCATCCAGTTAATTGATGACTACGGTGATCAGGCTAACTTAACCGGTGTACGTACAGGTGAACCCGACAAAATTATTAACCTTACCATACGTGCCGACAGGAACTATGGTTATTCGTTACAAGCTACCGCAGGTGGCGGACGCGATTTATTACCTAAAGGAATAAATGGCGAAGACGTTAATGATATGCGTTACCAGGGCTCTGTTAACTACTATAATTTTAAAGGAAACAGACAAATCACCGTATTAGCTAATACCAATAATACCAATACCAACACCTTCAATTTTAGTCGCGGTGGTGGCGGTGGCGGCGGTGGCAACTTCGGCGGCGGCGGTGGTGGCGGCGGCAACTTCGGTGGCGGTGGTGGCGGCGGTGGCCGTGGCGGAGCCGGCGGTGGTAATGCTGGTGCCGGTGTAAGTAACCAAAACGGTATCACTGTTGCACGTTCTATCGGTGTTAACTATCGCGATCAATGGGGCGAGAAAGTATCAACTTATGGTAGCTATAGCTTTAATGATAATACAACTAATACCAACTCTGTAACGCAACAAACCAACCAGGGTTCAGGTAACATTACCAACTCTACATCTTTTTCAAAAAACAGCCCAACCAACCATAGGTTTCAATATAACCTTGAGTGGAGACCTGATACTTTGAATTATTTAAAAGTAGTACCATCTTTCACCAATTCGGTTGCTGATACCTACAGCGAGCAGGAGTCAATTTTAGCGCCTATAAATAACCCGAATGCAGTAATTAGACATACAAAAACTACCACTGTTGGTAACTCAAGTTCACCTACGTTTGGTTTAACAGCGTTGTTTAATCACCGTTTTTCAAAAAAGGGCCGTAACCTGAGCATCTTTTTAAACGGAAGCTCTTCAAACAGCACATCATATAGCAATCCAATAAACCAGTACATAGTTGGTACAGCGCCAGCCGTTGGTGCAACAACAGCTCCGCTGAATCAACAGATCAACCAGAAAAACACATCTACTTCATACAGTGGTAACGTATCATACATGGAGCCATTCAGTAAAGTGTCTTTCCTTGAACTTAACTACAACTTTAGCCGTTCGAAAACAACGAATGACAGGGTTACTTATGATCTGGATAGCGGAAGCCCGGTACCGTTTGACAGGTTAACCAATAAATACGACTTTACTTTCACTACACATAGAGTTGGGTTGAACTACCGCTTAATTGAAACTAAATATAACCTGACCTTAGGTGTAGGTGTACAGCCATCAACTTTAGAAGGACAATCATCACTTAGCGCAAGTAATAATTTCCCTCCTACAGTTAAAAAGCAAACTAACTTTGTGCCTGCTGCGCGTTTCATCTACCAATTTTCAAGAAACGAATCGCTTACCTTTAACTATAATGGTAGCGCAAGCCAACCAAGTTTTGACCAGTTGCAGCCTGTAGCAGATTATTCAAATCCGCTTTACCCAACTCAAGGTAATCCTGATTTGAAGCAACAGTTCAGCAACAACTTCTCGTTGCGTTATAACACTTTTGGAATAGCATCGGGTAACGTGTTTTTTGTGAATTTATCATACAATAAAACCGATAATGCTGTTGTAACCAGAACCAGTTATTTGCCCAATAACGTAATATTAACACGTTACTTAAATGCAGACGGTTTTTATTCAGCATCAGGTAATATCTTGTTTTCAAAACCTTGGGCCGAACGTAAGTACACAGTGTCTGTTAACAGTGGCGTGAGCTACTCAAATAATGTTAGCTATATTGATCAGGGCGATAATACACCTTTGCAAGAAAACATCGGTAAAACGTTAACCGTTTCGCCAGGTGCCCGTTTCAGGCTTGATCTGACAGACATTATTGATGCACAGGCAAGCGCCAACTACACCATCAATAAAACAACTAACTCAATAAGCACTGCTTTAGGTGGTCAAAACGTTAATACACGTACATTGGCTTTAGGCCTTACCGGTAAAAACTACTTTGGTGATTGGACAGTTAGCTATGATTATTCAAAACAAATTAACTCCGGCTACACCATTCCGGTTACCAATCCTAACATTATCAGCGCTTATGTAGAGCGTCGTTTCCTGCAGGGAAATAAAGCGACTATCAGATTAGCTGCATTTGACTTGTTGAACCAAAATACTGGTTTTACAACTACTCAAGCCAACGGTAACGTTACCCAAACGCAAACTAACCGTTTAGGCCGTTACTTTATGTTGTCATTCTCGCTACGCTTGCAAAAGTTTGCAGGCAAAGCACCGTCACAACCTGAAAATGATTTCAGAAGAGGTCGTGGTGAAGGTGGTCCGGGTGGTCCTGGCGGTCGTCCTGCTGGTGGCCCTGGTGGTGCCGGCGGCTTTGGCGGCGGTCCTGGTGGCGGTGGCCCTGGCGGCGGCGGCTTCGGTGGCGGCGGTTTCTAA
- a CDS encoding ferritin-like domain-containing protein, translating to MATICTSQYWINYFKANALEQRVDWTLAPSITAEERETIKASLQAWQLGETSEGLHLISAATKYAHNIGDLPYIDAVKLFIKEEQKHGNNLGRYLDAIDVPRVKKNWGDSLFRKVRYYNTSMEIWTVAVIVVESTAQIFYQSLKNATQCKLLKQICTDILMDEAYHITFQTERLAIILSGKSDFFRWWRSVAYKWFFMATCGLVWFGHRRLFKAGGVTFASFRKKMGLKFRKTLKAVTESHKLVVA from the coding sequence ATGGCCACAATTTGCACCAGTCAATACTGGATCAATTACTTTAAAGCCAACGCACTGGAACAGCGCGTTGACTGGACGCTTGCGCCGTCGATAACTGCCGAAGAACGCGAAACCATCAAAGCCTCGTTGCAAGCCTGGCAGTTGGGTGAAACATCTGAGGGATTGCATTTAATAAGCGCGGCAACAAAATATGCACATAACATAGGCGACCTGCCTTACATAGATGCCGTTAAGCTTTTCATTAAAGAAGAGCAAAAGCATGGCAATAACCTGGGGCGCTATCTTGATGCTATTGATGTGCCGAGAGTAAAGAAAAACTGGGGCGATTCGCTTTTCAGAAAAGTAAGGTATTACAATACCAGCATGGAGATATGGACGGTGGCTGTAATTGTGGTGGAAAGCACAGCGCAAATATTTTATCAGTCGTTAAAGAATGCTACACAATGCAAACTACTTAAACAAATATGTACAGATATTTTAATGGACGAGGCTTATCACATCACTTTTCAAACCGAGCGGCTTGCTATAATTTTGAGTGGGAAGAGCGATTTCTTCAGGTGGTGGCGGTCAGTAGCGTATAAGTGGTTTTTTATGGCCACTTGCGGACTGGTATGGTTTGGGCATCGCAGGTTGTTCAAAGCAGGAGGCGTTACATTTGCTTCCTTTCGAAAAAAGATGGGATTGAAGTTTAGGAAAACGTTGAAAGCCGTTACAGAATCTCACAAACTTGTAGTTGCTTAA
- the creD gene encoding cell envelope integrity protein CreD: protein MIQEQPQYNSISTWLRESVMIKLFVIGFLALVLLIPSSMISSLITERAERQGEVGREIAKIWADSQLVEPPVLVIPYKKTVTEQSADHKVTTKQVDDVLYVLPDKLNITADVVPDTLHRGMFESIVYTAKLHLSGDFKPEIFKGISADQMDTAKARLTFKLTDLKGLKTNPVIMFGNQKLNATPVFGEDELLQGGLQVPVSFNVNNTTAIPFSYTLDIKGSRSLNFLHTGKATTVKVHSTWATPSFTGGYSPDERKINNKGFDAKWQVLYYNRPFAQQWVGVDTLLNSMSKQEKAIFGVDLKLPVDQYQQTTRTAKYAVLIILLTFVALFLTELIRKQPIHPFNYALIGAALVIYYTLLLSFAEQVGYTLAYCIASVATIALVSVFISSLLKNKLMAMLFAAILGVFYVFVYVLIQLEDLALLIGSIALFIILSVLMYFSRKINWDK, encoded by the coding sequence ATGATACAAGAACAACCTCAATACAACAGCATTTCAACGTGGCTCAGAGAGTCGGTAATGATCAAATTATTTGTAATAGGCTTTTTAGCGCTGGTGCTGCTTATTCCATCCAGCATGATTAGCAGCCTGATAACAGAGCGTGCCGAACGGCAGGGAGAAGTGGGCAGGGAAATAGCAAAGATCTGGGCCGACAGTCAGTTGGTAGAGCCTCCTGTGTTGGTTATCCCTTACAAGAAAACGGTAACAGAGCAATCAGCAGACCACAAGGTTACTACTAAACAGGTTGACGACGTGCTTTACGTACTGCCAGATAAGTTAAATATTACAGCAGATGTTGTGCCTGATACATTGCACCGAGGCATGTTTGAGAGTATAGTTTACACTGCAAAACTCCATCTATCCGGAGATTTTAAGCCTGAAATTTTTAAGGGCATATCTGCGGATCAAATGGATACAGCAAAAGCCCGCCTAACTTTCAAACTGACTGATCTAAAGGGATTGAAAACAAATCCGGTTATAATGTTTGGCAATCAGAAGCTAAATGCTACTCCCGTGTTCGGCGAAGATGAATTGTTACAAGGAGGCTTGCAGGTGCCGGTAAGTTTTAATGTTAATAATACTACGGCTATACCATTTAGTTATACGCTTGATATTAAGGGCAGCAGAAGCCTTAACTTTTTACACACCGGCAAAGCCACAACGGTAAAAGTGCACAGTACATGGGCAACGCCAAGTTTCACGGGCGGGTATTCGCCCGATGAGCGTAAAATAAATAACAAAGGCTTTGATGCCAAATGGCAAGTGTTGTATTATAACAGGCCCTTTGCGCAACAGTGGGTGGGCGTTGATACGCTGCTAAACAGCATGAGCAAGCAGGAAAAGGCCATTTTTGGTGTTGACCTTAAACTGCCGGTTGATCAGTATCAACAAACTACCCGTACTGCCAAGTATGCCGTACTTATTATCCTGTTAACGTTTGTAGCGTTATTCTTAACTGAGCTGATAAGAAAGCAACCCATTCATCCCTTTAATTACGCGCTGATAGGCGCGGCCCTGGTTATTTATTACACGCTGCTGCTCTCGTTTGCAGAACAAGTGGGTTATACCCTTGCCTATTGTATTGCATCAGTTGCTACCATAGCGCTGGTATCGGTGTTTATTTCATCGTTGTTAAAAAATAAACTAATGGCCATGTTGTTCGCGGCAATATTGGGTGTGTTTTATGTATTTGTATATGTGCTGATACAATTAGAAGACCTTGCCTTACTAATAGGAAGCATTGCCTTATTTATTATACTATCTGTATTGATGTACTTCTCAAGAAAAATTAACTGGGACAAATAG
- a CDS encoding bestrophin family protein, whose translation MLLKKNISIYYFLNLIKWDIIAIAIYATLVGALDHFAFFEQISIPLSISALVGTLLSLLLAFRTSQSYERWWEARVIWGAIVNDSRSLIRQLIHLLPNDDKKAWYVKEFAVRQAMWCYTLADSLRKVPFSGRAAEYFEKRSYKSDNRPNFLLTKHVEQLIDAGRHYQLNPNIQVQLDNSVVKLTDHMGKCERIKNTIFPRSYSVLIHFLIYVLMTILPFGLDDNHPIVEAVLATFIPVLFIAIERTAILMQDPFENRPTDTPMTTLSETIEKNLMELANLEVGPQPDAQGEYYVM comes from the coding sequence ATGCTGCTAAAAAAGAATATCTCCATATACTACTTTCTGAACCTTATTAAATGGGATATAATTGCCATTGCTATTTATGCCACTTTGGTGGGTGCGCTTGACCACTTTGCTTTTTTTGAGCAGATATCTATTCCGCTAAGTATTTCGGCATTGGTAGGCACTTTGCTTTCGCTGTTACTGGCCTTTCGTACATCACAATCATACGAGCGTTGGTGGGAAGCAAGGGTGATATGGGGAGCTATTGTAAATGATAGTCGAAGCCTGATAAGGCAGCTCATTCACCTTTTACCCAATGACGATAAAAAAGCCTGGTACGTAAAAGAGTTTGCTGTAAGGCAGGCCATGTGGTGCTACACGCTTGCTGATAGTTTGCGCAAGGTTCCGTTTTCGGGCAGGGCCGCCGAATATTTTGAGAAGCGAAGTTATAAAAGCGATAACCGCCCCAATTTTTTGCTGACGAAACATGTAGAGCAGCTTATTGACGCAGGCAGACATTACCAGCTTAATCCAAATATACAGGTTCAGTTGGATAACAGCGTTGTTAAACTCACCGACCATATGGGCAAATGCGAGCGCATCAAGAACACCATTTTTCCACGCTCTTACAGTGTTTTGATCCACTTTTTGATCTATGTGCTCATGACTATCCTTCCATTCGGGCTTGATGATAACCACCCTATAGTTGAAGCTGTTTTGGCTACGTTCATACCCGTTTTGTTCATTGCTATTGAACGTACCGCTATTTTAATGCAGGACCCGTTTGAAAATCGGCCCACCGATACACCAATGACCACCCTCTCAGAAACCATTGAAAAAAACTTAATGGAGCTGGCCAATTTAGAAGTTGGCCCTCAGCCTGACGCGCAAGGGGAGTATTATGTAATGTAA
- a CDS encoding phosphatidylglycerophosphatase A family protein, producing MNKLIASIGGIGYIKGGGTIAAAVTCGSIWLLWHGGVSPLVFFALCIAVTLLGVFVGNKVEPYWGKDSYRVVIDEVAGMWITVLFLPPSLSLLIAGFILFRFFDIVKPLGVRRMEVFPGGWGVMADDVLAGIYANIVLQVAVFFHLLG from the coding sequence ATGAATAAGCTCATAGCATCTATTGGCGGCATTGGATATATTAAAGGCGGTGGCACCATTGCCGCAGCTGTTACCTGTGGTTCGATCTGGTTGTTATGGCATGGGGGCGTTAGTCCACTTGTGTTTTTTGCGCTTTGTATAGCAGTTACGCTACTCGGGGTGTTTGTAGGCAATAAGGTGGAGCCTTATTGGGGGAAAGACAGCTACAGGGTAGTAATAGATGAAGTAGCCGGCATGTGGATAACAGTTTTGTTTCTGCCACCAAGCTTGAGTTTGCTCATTGCAGGCTTTATTCTATTCCGATTTTTTGATATAGTTAAACCGCTTGGCGTTAGGCGCATGGAGGTTTTCCCCGGTGGATGGGGAGTAATGGCTGATGATGTGCTGGCAGGTATATATGCCAACATTGTACTACAAGTGGCGGTATTTTTCCATTTGCTTGGTTAA
- a CDS encoding winged helix-turn-helix domain-containing protein produces the protein MKIPFDKLDKAFENRVRLQIMSVLVANQRYDFNSLKELLEVTDGNLASHLKALEKEEYIMVNKSFLGRKPNTNYEATDKGKQAFKRHLDALEKLIFFQQNIK, from the coding sequence GTGAAGATACCTTTTGACAAATTAGATAAAGCTTTTGAGAACCGGGTACGCTTGCAAATAATGAGCGTGCTGGTGGCTAACCAGCGGTATGATTTTAACTCGCTGAAAGAGCTGCTGGAAGTTACCGACGGTAACCTGGCATCGCACTTAAAAGCTTTGGAAAAGGAGGAATATATTATGGTCAATAAATCTTTTTTAGGACGAAAACCCAACACTAACTATGAAGCTACTGATAAAGGCAAGCAGGCATTCAAGCGTCATCTGGATGCTTTGGAGAAGCTTATTTTTTTCCAACAGAACATAAAGTAA
- the epsC gene encoding serine O-acetyltransferase EpsC, translating into MNEEFYRQILDKQQQAAAVPSNKEITDWALQVIRLLYPEQSKKVFFTYPQLQEEFAKLQQELCHIMAATRECSNCDNEKIAKAFFDGLPQLYAILNTDIQAIFNGDPAARSEFEVVRTYPGFYAISFYRLAHSLVTLDVPLLPRILTEHAHSKTGIDIHPGAEIDEYFHIDHGTGIVIGETTQIGKHVKLYQGVTLGALSVAKNLAHIKRHPTVEDNVVIYSGATILGGNTIIGHDSIIGGNVWITASVEPYSTVYHTPMIKVSKNIEKTQ; encoded by the coding sequence ATGAACGAAGAATTTTACCGGCAAATTTTAGATAAGCAACAACAGGCAGCTGCCGTTCCGTCCAACAAGGAAATTACCGATTGGGCGCTGCAGGTTATTCGTTTGCTTTATCCTGAGCAATCAAAAAAGGTATTTTTTACTTACCCGCAATTGCAGGAAGAGTTTGCCAAACTACAGCAGGAGCTATGCCATATAATGGCCGCCACGCGCGAGTGCAGCAACTGCGATAATGAAAAAATAGCTAAAGCTTTTTTTGATGGCCTGCCGCAACTTTACGCCATTTTAAATACCGATATCCAGGCCATTTTCAACGGCGACCCGGCAGCACGCAGTGAGTTTGAGGTAGTGCGCACTTATCCGGGATTTTACGCTATATCATTTTACCGCCTGGCGCATAGTCTGGTTACGTTAGACGTGCCGCTTTTACCCCGTATATTAACCGAACATGCCCATTCTAAAACAGGTATTGATATACACCCGGGTGCTGAAATAGACGAGTACTTCCACATTGACCACGGTACGGGTATAGTTATAGGCGAAACAACGCAGATTGGCAAACACGTAAAATTGTACCAGGGCGTTACGCTTGGCGCGTTGAGTGTAGCTAAAAATCTGGCTCACATAAAACGCCATCCAACCGTTGAAGACAATGTTGTTATTTACTCGGGGGCTACCATTTTGGGTGGCAACACCATAATTGGCCACGACAGTATAATTGGTGGTAACGTTTGGATAACCGCCAGCGTTGAACCCTACTCTACCGTTTATCATACCCCCATGATAAAGGTGTCTAAAAACATAGAAAAAACACAATAA
- a CDS encoding carboxylesterase/lipase family protein: protein MNKKIFLLTAALTAVLAGNAQNMSSNNPQVKTANGTVQGVTEASGVRSFKGIPFAKPPVGDLRWKAPQPADNWQGVLKADHFAAQAMQQPLYSDMIFRSAGKSEDCLYLNVWTPAKTANEKLPVLVYFYGGGFRTGDGSEGRYDGESMAKKGIVALTVNYRLGVFGFMAHPELTKESPNHASGNYGLMDQHAALEWVKKNIAAFGGDPDKVTIAGESAGSMSVSAQMASPLSKGLFRAAIAESGALLGNLSPTPLAAAEKIGVDFAAKVKATSLADLRKIPADSLLKWGASGRFGCTVDGYFLPQQPQEIFAAGKQMPVALLAGWNSAEGDYKSILGRGNAPTVENYKAALQRLYGDKGNDVFRQYPAATKEEIIASGNALASDRFIAFSTWKLIDMHARTQKTPVYRYLYTRPRPKLATEAEAPTGAVHSAEIEYAMGNLHYNKTYNWTPEDYKTADVMHALFVNFIKTGNPNGAGLPKWDTMQSAGNNKVMIIDAETKAVPDNTQARYALMDGLIK from the coding sequence ATGAACAAAAAAATATTTTTGCTTACCGCGGCATTAACTGCTGTATTGGCGGGCAATGCGCAAAATATGAGCAGTAATAATCCACAGGTAAAAACGGCCAATGGCACAGTTCAGGGTGTAACAGAGGCCAGTGGCGTGCGTTCATTTAAAGGTATCCCGTTTGCCAAACCGCCGGTTGGCGATCTGCGTTGGAAAGCGCCCCAACCAGCTGATAACTGGCAGGGCGTTTTAAAAGCCGACCACTTTGCCGCGCAGGCCATGCAACAGCCACTATATAGCGACATGATATTCCGTAGCGCGGGCAAAAGCGAAGACTGCTTATACCTTAACGTTTGGACACCTGCCAAAACAGCTAACGAAAAACTGCCTGTCCTGGTTTATTTCTATGGCGGTGGCTTCAGAACCGGAGACGGTTCGGAAGGGCGTTATGACGGGGAAAGCATGGCCAAAAAGGGAATAGTGGCTCTTACAGTTAACTATCGTTTAGGTGTGTTTGGTTTCATGGCACATCCTGAGTTGACCAAAGAGTCTCCTAATCATGCATCGGGCAACTATGGTTTGATGGACCAGCACGCGGCTTTAGAATGGGTAAAGAAAAACATAGCTGCTTTTGGGGGCGATCCGGATAAAGTTACCATTGCCGGGGAATCCGCCGGGTCTATGTCGGTTTCGGCTCAAATGGCATCTCCGTTATCAAAAGGTTTATTCAGGGCGGCTATTGCAGAAAGTGGTGCATTGTTAGGTAATCTATCGCCAACACCTCTGGCTGCTGCTGAGAAGATCGGCGTTGATTTCGCGGCAAAAGTTAAGGCTACGTCTTTGGCCGACTTACGCAAGATACCTGCCGATTCGTTACTAAAATGGGGAGCAAGCGGACGCTTTGGGTGCACGGTTGATGGTTACTTTTTGCCTCAACAGCCTCAGGAAATATTTGCAGCGGGTAAGCAAATGCCTGTTGCCCTGTTAGCCGGATGGAACTCGGCAGAAGGCGACTACAAAAGCATTTTAGGCAGAGGCAACGCGCCAACTGTTGAAAATTACAAAGCTGCTTTGCAACGCTTATATGGCGATAAAGGCAATGATGTTTTTCGGCAGTATCCGGCAGCAACAAAAGAAGAAATTATCGCTTCCGGCAACGCGTTAGCCTCTGACAGGTTTATTGCGTTTAGTACCTGGAAACTGATAGATATGCATGCCCGCACCCAAAAGACTCCGGTTTACAGATATTTATACACCCGCCCGCGACCTAAACTGGCAACTGAGGCCGAAGCGCCAACAGGCGCAGTGCACTCAGCAGAGATTGAATACGCCATGGGCAATCTGCATTATAACAAAACCTACAACTGGACGCCCGAAGACTATAAAACAGCTGATGTGATGCATGCTTTATTTGTGAACTTTATCAAAACCGGAAATCCTAATGGCGCAGGCTTGCCTAAATGGGACACCATGCAAAGTGCAGGAAATAACAAGGTGATGATAATAGATGCTGAGACCAAAGCGGTTCCCGATAACACCCAGGCACGTTATGCTTTGATGGATGGTTTAATAAAATAA
- a CDS encoding pyridoxine 5'-phosphate synthase translates to MTHLSVNINKIATLRNSRGGNNPDLIKTALDCERFGAQGITVHPRPDERHIRYNDVFELKKAIATEFNIEGNCTEQKFVDLVLANKPAQVTLVPDALGQITSNHGWDTIKNKAYLTDIIKVFKDAGIRVSIFVDPVVEMVEAAAETGTDRIELYTEAYAHQYHADKEASIAPYVKAAEAANRVGLGINAGHDLDLHNLKYFAQNIPGLLEVSIGHALICDALYYGLENTIQMYLRQLS, encoded by the coding sequence ATGACACACCTGTCTGTAAACATCAATAAAATAGCTACGCTGCGCAACTCGCGCGGGGGCAATAACCCCGATCTGATCAAAACCGCTTTGGATTGTGAGCGCTTCGGCGCGCAGGGTATAACCGTTCACCCAAGGCCCGATGAGCGGCATATCCGCTACAACGATGTTTTTGAATTGAAAAAAGCCATCGCTACAGAATTTAACATTGAAGGGAACTGTACCGAGCAAAAATTTGTCGACCTGGTTTTAGCCAATAAACCGGCACAGGTTACGCTCGTGCCCGATGCATTGGGGCAGATCACCTCTAACCATGGTTGGGACACCATTAAAAACAAAGCATATCTAACCGATATAATCAAGGTGTTTAAAGATGCCGGCATACGTGTATCTATATTTGTTGACCCGGTAGTTGAAATGGTTGAAGCTGCCGCCGAAACCGGGACAGACAGGATAGAGCTTTATACCGAGGCTTACGCACACCAGTATCATGCAGATAAAGAAGCATCGATTGCCCCTTATGTTAAGGCTGCTGAAGCTGCTAACCGGGTTGGCTTAGGTATAAATGCCGGCCATGACCTTGATCTGCATAATTTAAAATACTTTGCCCAAAACATTCCCGGACTATTGGAGGTGAGCATTGGCCACGCATTAATTTGCGATGCACTTTACTATGGGTTAGAAAATACCATACAAATGTATTTGCGGCAGTTAAGCTAA
- the cysM gene encoding cysteine synthase CysM, whose product MGMLDLIGNTPLVEITRLNPNPKVKLFGKLEGNNPGGSVKDRAAYNMIKSALERGDISNGSKLIEATSGNTGIALAMIAGLFGLEIELVLPSNSTRERTLTMEAFGAKVTLLEGIEACRDYAEEKAAKGEAFLLNQFANADNYMAHYYTTGPEIWRDTEHKITHFVSAMGTTGTIMGCSKFLKEVNPDIQIVGCQPTENSSIPGIRRWPEAYLPKIFDPKRVDRVMDISEEEAIQTTRKMCREEGIFAGMSSGGALSAAIKLAGEIEEGTIVFICCDRGDRYLSSNLFG is encoded by the coding sequence ATGGGAATGCTTGATCTGATAGGGAACACACCATTGGTGGAGATCACCCGGCTAAACCCAAATCCAAAAGTTAAGCTTTTTGGCAAGCTGGAGGGCAATAACCCCGGCGGCAGTGTGAAAGATCGTGCTGCCTACAACATGATAAAAAGCGCGTTAGAACGTGGCGATATCAGTAACGGCTCAAAACTGATAGAGGCTACCAGCGGCAACACCGGCATTGCATTGGCCATGATAGCGGGGCTGTTCGGATTAGAAATTGAACTGGTTTTGCCATCTAATTCCACCCGCGAACGCACCTTAACCATGGAGGCATTCGGCGCGAAAGTTACCTTGCTGGAAGGAATAGAGGCCTGCCGTGATTATGCGGAAGAAAAAGCCGCCAAAGGTGAAGCATTTTTGCTGAACCAGTTTGCCAACGCCGATAATTACATGGCCCATTATTATACAACCGGTCCGGAGATTTGGCGCGATACCGAACACAAGATCACCCACTTTGTGAGCGCTATGGGAACCACCGGTACCATTATGGGCTGCTCAAAGTTTTTAAAGGAAGTAAATCCGGATATTCAAATTGTAGGATGTCAACCTACCGAAAACTCATCTATACCAGGTATACGCCGTTGGCCGGAAGCTTACCTGCCAAAAATATTCGATCCAAAACGCGTTGACCGCGTAATGGATATCTCAGAAGAGGAAGCCATACAAACCACCCGAAAAATGTGCCGCGAAGAAGGCATTTTTGCCGGTATGAGCAGTGGAGGCGCGCTTTCGGCAGCTATTAAACTGGCCGGCGAGATTGAAGAAGGCACCATTGTTTTCATCTGTTGCGACCGGGGCGACCGCTACCTCAGCAGTAACCTGTTCGGCTAA